DNA sequence from the Micromonas commoda chromosome 7, complete sequence genome:
CGGGAGCGGCGGCATCGAGCGCGGTCAACTCCGCGGCATCCGCGCCCGCTCTCGGGTTCCTCGTGGGcctggcggaggcgcagcagagggcggcggaggcgttgggccccgcgaggccgccgctgccgacggccatcgagctcctcgctcccttgaccgcggcggcgagacagACGGAGGCGGACCGCGAGACCCTTCGCGTGGCGGCCGAGCTCCAGGAACTCGTGAGCAGCCTCGCGCCCAAGTCGTCCACGTCTTCCGAGCCGTCCAGCTCGTGGGTGGACGTCccggtgctcggcgaggttcccgtgccgtccgcgccgtcatTGCCGATGGACGAGCGGATGCTGAAGGAGCTTCTCGAGCTGGCGCCGGAGCTGGCGCCGGGGGCTCAGGCGGCTGCGCTGAGGTTCGGGTCGGTGCTGCTGGATCAGGCTGCGGAGcgggtcgccgacgcggagaaggaggaccAGGCGCTGAGGTCCAGGGTCTGAAATTAGATCCGCCGCTCGCATAATTCTATTCGCATAATTCTACGCCGCCGTGGCTAGCCAAAGCTGCTGGAAAGCATCCGTCGCCATCTCCAGCCtcatgagctcgtcgtccagttcctcctcctcggccctgatcgccgcggccctgGCAGCCTCCTTGGCAGCCCTCTCGTCCTCCCGCCTCTgccgcacggcgtcgaggtttCGCCTGATTTGTCTCCTCTTGTCCGCTCGCACCTTCTCGAGCACCCACTCCCGCGCGAGCTTCCACCGCGCGACCGCCATCTTCTGCGACTTTTTCAGCACCTTCTTCGGCTTTCGTCGCCGCATCAGGTCCTTCGTCTTCGGCACCGGCGGGTtgcgcggctttggcgggGTCGGCTTGCCGGGCACGCGCGTGGACCACTCCAGGAACGACGCCCCGGTGCCAACCGGGTGCATGCCGGGGACCACCCTCGCGGTTCGCAGCGCCGACTCGGTGGATGCCTTGGTCGGGGTCCTGCCGTCGAtgacgcgcggggtcgccTCGGCTTTGCGTATGGACCCGCGGACCCTGACGATGGACGGGGAGCTGGTGGGTCGTAGCCTCGGGACGTACGAGCCTTCGGGCTCGAGCGGTGGACCATCCGGCATttcgatctcctcctcgaattccccgcgcgtcgtccgtcgctt
Encoded proteins:
- a CDS encoding predicted protein, coding for MEAFVESVDEEDLRGPPPAKDAFSPIDRRVSAPSTPAFSPGASFESPKMPTPSAKQALLARLNDVSIPSSPWGAATTPPHSPAVLTPTRHFESTAASPGWGRTGGGFRKVGTEDSNSGKDGTLRLKETMSPNATVKVYSPVRQNPIVTLMHDVEAMEKKQGEIARRRRDREETKRRTTRGEFEEEIEMPDGPPLEPEGSYVPRLRPTSSPSIVRVRGSIRKAEATPRVIDGRTPTKASTESALRTARVVPGMHPVGTGASFLEWSTRVPGKPTPPKPRNPPVPKTKDLMRRRKPKKVLKKSQKMAVARWKLAREWVLEKVRADKRRQIRRNLDAVRQRREDERAAKEAARAAAIRAEEEELDDELMRLEMATDAFQQLWLATAA